A genomic window from Fusarium falciforme chromosome 2, complete sequence includes:
- a CDS encoding Peptidase-M14 domain-containing protein has translation MFGKAITLIGLSVVSVASATQYGYNHVPTQKNTDLVAANFKDVDIDLYSPAFLNPDKIQAGFSEGTQGATSQDDFEAFVEEIAAKNDYMTYNTANFTSEELRPFPYVKLSTSGGPKAKNKVRVWIQGAVHGNEPAGDESLLALLGKFDAEPKWASKMLKDLEIVVLPRYNPDGVFYFQRELPANYDPNRDHIKLARQQTCNIKKLFSEFAPHVVVDMHEYGAYGKFGRYMQAADGLFSAAKNLNINKDIRELSENLFAKNIGKAMDKAGLRWEPYVTGATSSNPDFVPTFAEAGSDAKIGRNAMGLTQSITFLIEMRGIGIAEQQFQRRTAAGLTMVGAIVETAANNADKVRKTVEGGIKKFINSKEPIVITDSSKVQDRLFTMIDHTNGSVVKVPVKFASTTPTTANLTRSRPEAYLIPVAWADLAERLRVSGLEVETLKSEWSGTVEALTITSSKLSTSYYEGVVLATVTAEAKERELKLPAGSFLVSTRQKNAGLAINALEPENIDSYASFNIIPVEKGDEYPIFRVLS, from the exons ATGTTCGGAAAGGCAATTACTCTGATCGGCCTTTCGGTCGTATCAGTCGCCAGTGCAACTCAATATGGCTACAACCATGTTCCTACGCAAAAGAACACGGACCTCGTTGCCGCCAATTTCAAAGATGTCGACATAGACTTGTACTCTCCGGCTTTTCTTAACCCTGACAAGATACAGGCTGGGTTTTCAGAAGGCACTCAAGGCGCAACTTCTCAAGATGACTTTG AGGCTTTTGTGGAAGAGATTGCAGCCAAGAATGATTACATGACCTACAACACAGCCAACTTCACTTCCGAAGAGCTCCGACCGTTCCCATACGTCAAGCTCTCAACCTCTGGAGGTCCCAAGGCTAAGAACAAGGTCCGCGTCTGGATCCAAGGTGCCGTTCACGGCAATGAGCCTGCAGGCGATGAATCTCTCCTCGCTCTCCTGGGCAAGTTTGACGCCGAGCCCAAGTGGGCGTCCAAGATGCTCAAGGATCTCGAGATCGTCGTCTTACCTCGCTACAACCCTGACGGTGTCTTTTACTTCCAGCGCGAGCTTCCTGCAAACTATGATCCCAACCGCGACCACATCAAGCTCGCTCGCCAGCAGACATGcaacatcaagaagctcttcaGCGAGTTTGCGCCCCATGTCGTCGTTGATATGCACGAGTACGGAGCTTACGGCAAATTCGGTCGATACATGCAGGCCGCCGATGGACTGTTTTCCGCGGCCAAGaacctcaacatcaacaaggaTATCCGAGAGTTGTCTGAGAATCTGTTTGCCAAGAACATTGGCAAGGCTATGGATAAGGCTGGCTTGAGATGGGAGCCGTATGTCACTGGTGCTACGAGCTCTAATCCTGACTTTGTCCCTAC ATTTGCTGAGGCCGGCTCTGACGCCAAGATTGGCCGTAATGCCATGGGCCTTACTCAGTCCATCACGTTCCTCATTGAAATGCGAGGTATTGGCATCGCCGAGCAGCAGTTCCAACGACGAACTGCTGCCGGCTTGACCATGGTCGGCGCCATCGTTGAGACCGCTGCCAACAACGCGGACAAGGTCCGAAAGACAGTCGAGGGCGGTATCAAGAAGTTCATCAACTCCAAGGAACCCATCGTGATTACCGACTCGTCCAAGGTCCAAGACCGACTTTTCACAATGATTGACCACACCAACGGCTCTGTTGTCAAGGTTCCCGTAAAGTTTGCCTCCACTACGCCCACCACCGCCAATCTCACCCGCTCTCGTCCTGAGGCATATCTCATCCCTGTCGCTTGGGCCGATCTCGCCGAGCGCCTACGTGTCTCCGGACTCGAGGTTGAGACGTTGAAGAGTGAATGGAGCGGCACTGTCGAAGCTTTGACCATTACCTCTTCAAAGCTCAGCACCAGCTACTACGAGGGCGTTGTCCTTGCTACGGTTaccgccgaggccaaggagcgaGAGCTGAAGTTACCAGCTGGAAGCTTCCTTGTGAGCACGAGACAGAAGAATGCAGGACTGGCTATCAACGCTTTGGAGCCTGAGAACATCGACTCTTATGCCAGCTTCAACATTATCCCAGTGGAAAAGGGTGACGAGTATCCCATCTTCAGAGTCCTGTCGTAA